One genomic window of Geodermatophilus sp. DSM 44513 includes the following:
- a CDS encoding GNAT family N-acetyltransferase, translating into MCGVADVRVAEASDLREVPAVEDAADELFRDRGVLDLPPAAPAAARAEAWRVLVAGRPVQGFAVLERVDGDVHLEQLSVHPAAMRRGTGAALLRASVSLARVAGARRVSLLTYADVPWNAPWYARHGWRVTDDLGPGLRALAGSAVERDLARHGRRVAMVRPVHDPG; encoded by the coding sequence GTGTGTGGTGTCGCCGACGTCCGGGTGGCCGAGGCGAGCGACCTGCGGGAGGTCCCGGCCGTCGAGGACGCGGCCGACGAGCTGTTCCGCGACCGCGGCGTCCTGGACCTGCCGCCCGCGGCCCCCGCCGCCGCGCGCGCCGAGGCGTGGCGGGTGCTCGTCGCCGGACGGCCGGTGCAGGGGTTCGCCGTCCTGGAGCGGGTGGACGGCGACGTGCACCTGGAGCAGCTGTCGGTGCACCCTGCGGCCATGCGGCGGGGCACCGGGGCGGCGCTGCTCCGGGCGTCGGTGTCGCTGGCCCGGGTCGCCGGCGCCCGGCGGGTCTCGCTGCTGACTTACGCCGACGTGCCGTGGAACGCGCCCTGGTACGCGCGGCACGGCTGGCGGGTGACCGACGACCTCGGGCCCGGCCTGCGGGCCCTCGCCGGGTCGGCGGTCGAGCGGGACCTGGCCCGGCACGGCCGCCGCGTCGCGATGGTCCGCCCCGTCCACGACCCCGGCTGA
- a CDS encoding thioesterase, FlK family, with product MSPEETVARSRLALAVPLAAALGAELRDPADPSAGVRVTVAGLAGNGAGGAHAAALTAVLELAAYLALLPALQPDEHAVSHALTVQLPAAAPEGGLVEAVGQLDRRGRRLAFLSATAEVSGTLVARAQITKSIVPLPGG from the coding sequence GTGAGCCCGGAGGAGACCGTGGCGCGCAGCCGGCTGGCGCTGGCCGTCCCGCTGGCCGCGGCGCTGGGCGCCGAGCTGCGCGACCCGGCCGACCCGAGCGCGGGCGTCCGGGTGACGGTGGCCGGCCTGGCCGGCAACGGGGCGGGCGGCGCGCACGCCGCGGCGCTCACCGCCGTGCTCGAGCTGGCCGCCTACCTGGCGCTGCTCCCCGCGCTGCAGCCCGACGAGCACGCCGTCTCCCACGCCCTCACCGTCCAGCTGCCGGCCGCGGCACCCGAGGGCGGCCTGGTCGAGGCCGTGGGGCAGCTGGACCGGCGCGGCCGCCGGCTGGCCTTCCTCTCCGCGACCGCCGAGGTGTCCGGCACCCTGGTGGCCCGGGCGCAGATCACCAAGTCGATCGTGCCGCTGCCCGGCGGGTGA
- a CDS encoding bifunctional RNase H/acid phosphatase, whose amino-acid sequence MSRRLVVEADGGSRGNPGPAGYGALVRDAVTGRVLAERAESVGRATNNVAEYGGLVAGLQAALDLDPQAEVEVRMDSKLVVEQMSGRWKVKHPDMQKLAREAQAIARQLGGVRYTWVPRAQNGAADALANSAMDGRPVRRDLAAEPTTVADDVQPAAPRAPAVTTVTHLLRHGRTEHTPERRYSGRNDLPLSATGRAEAAAAAERAGELGIEVVVASPLRRTRETAEVVAATLGLPVQLDDDLVELDFGELEGLTAEEARQRHPLAARRFLDDVTVAAPGGESITDVSARVGRARARVLREHTGRTVLVVSHVTPIKLLLAAGLDVPDEVVHRVFLEAASLSTVAWSTDGRSSVRLVNDTGHLR is encoded by the coding sequence GTGAGCCGGCGCCTCGTCGTCGAGGCCGACGGCGGGTCGCGGGGCAACCCCGGGCCGGCCGGCTACGGCGCGTTGGTCCGGGACGCCGTGACCGGCCGGGTGCTCGCCGAGCGGGCGGAGTCGGTCGGGCGGGCGACGAACAACGTCGCCGAGTACGGCGGCCTGGTCGCGGGTCTGCAGGCGGCCCTGGACCTGGACCCTCAGGCTGAGGTCGAGGTCCGGATGGACTCCAAGCTCGTCGTCGAGCAGATGTCCGGGCGCTGGAAGGTCAAGCACCCCGACATGCAGAAGCTGGCGCGCGAGGCCCAGGCCATCGCCCGGCAGCTGGGCGGCGTCCGCTACACCTGGGTGCCCCGGGCGCAGAACGGTGCCGCGGACGCGCTGGCCAACAGCGCCATGGACGGCCGCCCGGTGCGCCGCGACCTCGCTGCCGAGCCGACCACCGTGGCGGACGACGTGCAGCCGGCGGCCCCCCGCGCGCCCGCCGTCACCACGGTCACGCACCTGCTGCGGCACGGCCGCACCGAGCACACGCCGGAACGTCGGTACAGCGGCCGCAACGACCTGCCGCTGTCGGCCACCGGGCGGGCCGAGGCCGCGGCCGCGGCGGAGCGGGCCGGCGAGCTGGGCATCGAGGTCGTCGTCGCCTCGCCGCTGCGCCGCACCCGGGAGACCGCCGAGGTCGTGGCCGCCACCCTCGGCCTGCCGGTGCAGCTGGACGACGACCTGGTCGAGCTGGACTTCGGCGAGCTGGAGGGGCTCACCGCCGAGGAGGCCCGGCAGCGCCACCCGCTGGCCGCCCGCCGGTTCCTCGACGACGTCACGGTGGCCGCCCCCGGCGGGGAGTCGATCACCGACGTCAGTGCCCGGGTGGGCCGCGCGCGGGCCCGCGTGCTGCGCGAGCACACCGGCAGGACGGTGCTCGTCGTCTCGCACGTGACGCCCATCAAGCTGCTGCTGGCCGCCGGCCTCGACGTGCCCGACGAGGTCGTGCACCGGGTGTTCCTGGAGGCCGCGTCGCTGAGCACCGTGGCCTGGTCGACCGACGGGCGGTCCTCGGTCCGCCTGGTGAACGACACCGGCCACCTCCGCTGA
- a CDS encoding zinc ribbon domain-containing protein — MKADHFDQQKLLALAAEDVALGQLAHRRRTLPENAAVEAAADAERELSAAVVRAETEVRDLQREVARLEGDVETVRKRVTRDQGLLDSGSVSAKQMTDLQHEMQSLARRQSDLEDQELELMEQLETAERALSEARSGHEAAQAELTRAGELRDAAVADVADGTAQHEAARKEAAARIPADLLALYERIRTQTGGTGAAVLKARQCQGCRIELNGRELAAVRNADPHEVVRCENCGRVLVRTAESGL; from the coding sequence GTGAAGGCCGACCACTTCGACCAGCAGAAGCTCCTGGCCCTCGCCGCCGAGGACGTCGCGCTCGGCCAGCTGGCCCACCGCCGGCGCACCCTGCCCGAGAATGCCGCGGTCGAGGCCGCCGCCGACGCCGAGCGGGAGCTGTCCGCCGCCGTCGTCCGCGCCGAGACCGAGGTGCGCGACCTGCAGCGCGAGGTCGCCCGGCTGGAGGGCGACGTCGAGACGGTGCGCAAGCGGGTGACCCGCGACCAGGGCCTGCTGGACTCCGGCAGCGTCTCGGCCAAGCAGATGACCGACCTGCAGCACGAGATGCAGTCGCTGGCGCGGCGGCAGTCGGACCTGGAGGACCAGGAGCTCGAGCTAATGGAGCAGCTGGAGACCGCGGAGCGGGCGCTGAGCGAGGCGCGCTCGGGCCACGAGGCCGCGCAGGCGGAGCTGACCCGCGCCGGGGAGCTGCGCGACGCGGCCGTGGCCGACGTCGCCGACGGGACGGCGCAGCACGAGGCCGCCCGCAAGGAGGCCGCCGCCCGCATCCCGGCCGACCTGCTGGCGCTCTACGAGCGGATCCGCACGCAGACCGGCGGCACCGGCGCGGCCGTGCTCAAGGCCCGCCAGTGCCAGGGCTGCCGCATCGAGCTCAACGGACGGGAGCTGGCCGCCGTCCGCAACGCCGACCCGCACGAGGTGGTGCGGTGCGAGAACTGCGGCCGGGTGCTGGTGCGGACGGCGGAGAGCGGCCTGTGA
- a CDS encoding nucleoside deaminase, translated as MVDDTDLAHLRRCVELARAALDAGDEPFGSVLVDADGRVRFEDHNHVAGGDATQHPEFAIARWAAEHLTPPQRAAATVYTSGEHCPMCAAAHGWVGLGRIVYASSSAQLRAWLADLGVPPAPVRPLPVPDVAPGVPVEGPVAGLDEEVHQLHRRHRGRA; from the coding sequence ATGGTCGACGACACGGACCTCGCCCACCTGCGCCGCTGCGTCGAGCTCGCCCGCGCCGCGCTGGACGCCGGGGACGAGCCGTTCGGGTCGGTGCTGGTCGACGCCGACGGGCGGGTCCGCTTCGAGGACCACAACCACGTGGCCGGCGGCGACGCGACGCAGCACCCGGAGTTCGCCATCGCCCGGTGGGCCGCGGAGCACCTCACGCCGCCGCAGCGGGCCGCGGCCACCGTCTACACCTCCGGCGAGCACTGCCCCATGTGTGCGGCCGCGCACGGCTGGGTGGGCCTCGGCCGGATCGTCTACGCCAGCTCCTCGGCGCAGCTGAGGGCCTGGCTGGCCGACCTCGGCGTCCCCCCGGCGCCGGTCCGCCCGCTGCCGGTCCCCGACGTCGCCCCCGGCGTGCCGGTCGAGGGGCCGGTGGCCGGGCTGGACGAGGAGGTCCACCAGCTGCACCGGAGGCACCGCGGCCGGGCGTGA
- a CDS encoding Nif3-like dinuclear metal center hexameric protein: MTVTLGEVVAALEARYDPALAEDWDAVGLVCGDPAEPVRRVLFAVDPVTAVVDEVLETGAQLLVTHHPLFLTAVHGVPADDPRGRLVHRLVRAGAGLFVAHTNADRAPDHGVNDALAAVLGLTGTRPLQPAPGDPRAGLGRVGRLPAAVTLAEFAELAAAALPDTAGGVRAAGDPGRPVRTVAVCGGSGGSLLTAAAAAGADVLLTSDLRHHPVTDVLEAAGPAVCDAAHFATEWPWLPVAAEVLRGDLSGRVEVAVSHRRTDPWTCHAAAGGAAVPR; this comes from the coding sequence GTGACCGTGACCCTGGGGGAGGTCGTCGCCGCGCTGGAGGCGCGCTACGACCCGGCGCTGGCCGAGGACTGGGACGCCGTCGGGCTGGTGTGCGGTGACCCCGCCGAGCCGGTGCGGCGGGTGCTGTTCGCCGTCGACCCGGTGACCGCCGTCGTGGACGAGGTGCTGGAGACCGGCGCGCAGCTGCTGGTCACCCACCACCCGCTGTTCCTCACCGCCGTGCACGGCGTGCCGGCCGACGACCCGAGGGGCCGGCTGGTGCACCGGCTGGTCCGGGCCGGCGCGGGGTTGTTCGTCGCGCACACCAACGCCGACCGCGCCCCCGACCACGGGGTGAACGACGCGCTGGCCGCCGTCCTCGGGCTCACCGGCACCCGCCCGCTGCAGCCGGCGCCCGGCGACCCCCGCGCGGGCCTGGGCCGCGTCGGCCGGCTGCCCGCGGCGGTGACCCTCGCGGAGTTCGCCGAGCTCGCCGCCGCCGCCCTGCCGGACACCGCCGGCGGCGTCCGCGCGGCGGGGGACCCCGGGCGACCGGTGCGGACCGTCGCCGTGTGCGGTGGCAGTGGTGGCTCGCTGCTCACGGCCGCGGCCGCCGCGGGCGCCGACGTCCTGCTCACCAGCGACCTGCGCCACCACCCGGTCACCGACGTGCTGGAGGCGGCCGGCCCCGCGGTGTGCGACGCAGCGCACTTCGCGACCGAGTGGCCGTGGCTGCCGGTCGCCGCGGAGGTGCTGCGCGGCGACCTGTCCGGGCGGGTGGAGGTCGCCGTCTCGCACCGGCGCACCGACCCGTGGACGTGCCACGCGGCGGCGGGTGGTGCGGCCGTCCCCCGGTAG
- the nadA gene encoding quinolinate synthase NadA encodes MTATVAPATPAVTGDERTLSPAEYETWAAEVRQLAEERGAVILAHNYQVPEIQDVAHVTGDSLYLSRIAAQTDAREIVFCGVHFMAETAKILSPDKTVLLPDHDAGCSLADSITAEQLREWKAEHPGAVVVSYVNTTAAVKAETDICCTSSNAADVIRSIPEDREVLFCPDQFLGAHVKRVTGRESVHVWAGECHVHAGISPSDVRAQVAAHPDAEILVHPECGCTTSVLDLVSHGDLPAERTRVLSTGGMVEQAAATRAPQVLVATEVGILHQLRALNSGTAFIPMNDRAACRYMKMITPAKLLRTLRTGQGAVDVDPGTAARARRAVEAMIAIGEPGRGGE; translated from the coding sequence GTGACCGCCACCGTCGCGCCCGCCACCCCCGCCGTCACCGGGGACGAGCGCACGCTCTCCCCGGCCGAGTACGAGACGTGGGCGGCCGAGGTCCGGCAGCTGGCCGAGGAGCGCGGGGCGGTGATCCTGGCGCACAACTACCAGGTCCCGGAGATCCAGGACGTCGCCCACGTGACCGGCGACTCGCTGTACCTGTCGCGCATCGCGGCCCAGACCGACGCCCGGGAGATCGTCTTCTGCGGCGTGCACTTCATGGCCGAGACGGCCAAGATCCTCTCGCCGGACAAGACCGTGCTGCTGCCCGACCACGACGCCGGCTGCTCGCTGGCGGACTCGATCACCGCCGAGCAGCTGCGCGAGTGGAAGGCCGAGCACCCCGGCGCGGTCGTCGTCAGCTACGTGAACACCACGGCGGCGGTCAAGGCCGAGACCGACATCTGCTGCACCTCGTCCAACGCCGCCGACGTGATCCGCTCCATCCCCGAGGACCGCGAGGTCCTGTTCTGCCCCGACCAGTTCCTCGGCGCGCACGTCAAGCGGGTCACCGGGCGGGAGAGCGTCCACGTGTGGGCGGGGGAGTGCCACGTGCACGCCGGCATCAGCCCCTCCGACGTCCGCGCGCAGGTCGCCGCCCACCCGGACGCGGAGATCCTGGTGCACCCCGAGTGCGGGTGCACCACCTCGGTGCTGGACCTGGTGAGCCACGGCGACCTGCCGGCCGAGCGCACCCGGGTGCTGTCCACCGGCGGCATGGTCGAGCAGGCCGCGGCGACCCGGGCCCCGCAGGTGCTGGTGGCCACCGAGGTCGGCATCCTGCACCAGCTGCGGGCGCTGAACAGCGGGACGGCGTTCATCCCGATGAACGACCGGGCCGCCTGCCGCTACATGAAGATGATCACGCCGGCCAAGCTGCTGCGGACGCTGCGCACCGGCCAGGGGGCGGTCGACGTCGACCCGGGGACGGCCGCCCGCGCCCGCCGCGCGGTCGAGGCGATGATCGCGATCGGGGAGCCCGGCCGCGGCGGGGAGTGA
- a CDS encoding alpha/beta hydrolase, with amino-acid sequence MSTVVLVAGAWHGAWCWQRVLPALWRAGHTAVPVALTGVGERAHQLTAQVGLGTHVEDVVAAVRAQECRDAVLVGHSYGGLVVTGAADRLGAEVGRLVYLDAVVPLPGRSWAQCVPETARAQREALIEASGHIPPAHPSAYGLTGDDAAWVARRQTPHPGGTFTEPLHFDADRWAARPRTYVDCTAPALPTIEPSRRLVRSQPGWEVVELVTGHDPMVSAPAELAAVLLAAAGP; translated from the coding sequence GTGAGCACGGTCGTCCTGGTGGCCGGGGCATGGCACGGCGCCTGGTGCTGGCAGCGGGTGCTGCCCGCGCTGTGGCGGGCCGGGCACACCGCCGTCCCGGTCGCGCTGACCGGGGTGGGGGAGCGGGCGCACCAGCTGACCGCGCAGGTGGGCCTGGGCACGCACGTCGAGGACGTGGTCGCCGCGGTGCGCGCGCAGGAGTGCCGCGACGCCGTCCTCGTCGGGCACAGCTACGGTGGGCTGGTGGTCACCGGGGCGGCCGACCGGCTGGGCGCCGAGGTGGGCCGGCTGGTGTACCTCGACGCCGTCGTCCCGCTGCCCGGGCGCAGCTGGGCGCAGTGCGTCCCGGAGACGGCCCGCGCCCAGCGGGAGGCGCTGATCGAGGCCTCCGGGCACATCCCGCCGGCCCACCCCTCGGCCTACGGGCTGACCGGAGACGACGCGGCGTGGGTGGCACGGCGGCAGACCCCGCACCCGGGCGGGACGTTCACCGAGCCGCTGCACTTCGACGCCGACCGGTGGGCCGCCCGCCCGCGGACCTACGTCGACTGCACCGCGCCGGCGCTGCCGACCATCGAGCCCTCGCGCCGGCTGGTGCGCTCCCAGCCCGGGTGGGAGGTGGTCGAGCTGGTCACCGGGCACGACCCGATGGTCAGTGCGCCCGCGGAGCTCGCCGCCGTGCTGCTGGCCGCCGCCGGACCCTGA
- a CDS encoding sulfite exporter TauE/SafE family protein yields MSALDLAIAAGVALLAGAINSVAGGGSLILFPTLVALGLGTVAANVTNSVAQWPGYLGGVVGFRREYAGQRGRLVRFGVVALLGGAAGSVLLLTTPTEAFDVVVPVLVLLASLLLAVQPLLTKRLRTAEDGGARRDPVWLYLALFLATVYGGYFGGALGVILVGILGVGLHRLKLANALKSALSAVTATVSLVIFAIFGPVDWLVVAVAAPASLVGGFLGARIATRIPVTPLRVFIVVFGIAVSVYLFTRI; encoded by the coding sequence GTGTCCGCCCTCGACCTGGCCATCGCGGCGGGCGTCGCCCTCCTCGCCGGCGCGATCAACTCCGTCGCCGGCGGCGGATCGCTGATCCTCTTCCCCACCCTCGTCGCCCTCGGCCTCGGCACCGTGGCGGCCAACGTCACCAACTCCGTGGCCCAGTGGCCGGGCTACCTCGGCGGGGTCGTCGGCTTCCGCCGCGAGTACGCCGGGCAGCGCGGCCGGCTGGTGCGCTTCGGCGTCGTCGCGCTGCTCGGCGGCGCCGCGGGCAGCGTGCTGCTGCTCACCACGCCCACCGAGGCCTTCGACGTCGTCGTGCCCGTGCTGGTGCTGCTCGCCAGCCTGCTGCTGGCCGTGCAGCCGCTGCTCACCAAGCGGCTGAGGACGGCCGAGGACGGCGGGGCGCGGCGCGACCCGGTGTGGCTCTACCTCGCGCTGTTCCTGGCCACCGTCTACGGCGGCTACTTCGGCGGCGCGCTCGGGGTGATCCTGGTCGGCATCCTCGGCGTGGGGCTGCACCGGCTGAAGCTGGCCAACGCGCTGAAGTCCGCGCTGTCGGCGGTCACCGCGACCGTCAGCCTGGTCATCTTCGCGATTTTCGGTCCGGTGGACTGGCTGGTCGTCGCCGTGGCGGCCCCGGCCAGCCTGGTCGGCGGCTTCCTCGGCGCGCGCATCGCCACCCGCATCCCCGTGACGCCGCTGCGGGTGTTCATCGTGGTCTTCGGCATCGCGGTCTCGGTGTACCTCTTCACCCGGATCTGA